CGTATTTTCAGCAGCCAAATGAGGTACAGCATTTTCCTcctctgattaatttaaaaatgaccaaataacaAAAATCAGAGGCTCATTCATACAGTAAGAGAACTACAGACAGCTCAAAACGTTAATTTAACCCCCTGGACCTCCAGTAGTTTGAGTGTGTTTTGCTACTGTCACATTTGTCCTCacagtgggctcatttttcactgcaaattaaagtccagcacctctatggaaaaagcACAGCCATGGCTAGACGTACCAATATCACTGTTATAATGCCAGAaatcatttggaaaaaaaaattaaaaattctttgattacttattttacaaaaaattaaaacaacatttttccaggtgCTCACcaatatttcacagttttctacCAATACTGTAAAACAATAATGACTCTATATACCAGAAGGGTTTTACtactttgatttttaatttgtttccgtACTTATCTCCTATCTATTtcgtgtaaacacagcctgtagttcatCCCAGTTCACCTGAACACTCCCTAAATTTTTGTCAGGTGATGGTTGGTTGCAGCTAAGTCAGTAACGACTTCGCAGTTGCACCGAAGAGCACagaattttcagctttttacagaatttggttagaacaaatggtttatttttggaaaacatttaaCTGACACACGTggaataaagtgtttttaaagaagATTTGCTTCAGTCTTCTGACAGATGAGAAGTTGCAGCTGATAATACaacatttcttttctatttatagtttctggctctgattaatTGGTgtatttttgactatttttttaaccaacaacATGCCTTTAAACCTGCTGGTAAAttctggggttcagagagtGAAGCAGTGAAGCAGATATAAAGTTCATTATCATTACCATCTCCCAAAAAACTACATCAAATGTTTCATTCGCCATGAGCTGTAAAGGAGAAAAGCTCCTCTGActgtgtgaacattttgtcaaacAACCCCCCCGAATGGTTCAATCGCTCTCTGTTGTATTACATGGACTGACATTTCAATCGTTTTCCACTTGATCAGAGGATaaattaatttgacatttgAGCTGACAGGCAGTTTGCTCGCCGTCAGGCCACCCTCGCTGAGGAAACATGTTTGTTCTCCGCCTTGTGAAGTGCTGAGACCAGAGCAATAAACCTTCTTATTCCTGATAACGATCCCTGTGAAGCCATTTGTAAACACTCGGATCAAACGGCTCAAATGTTACCTCAATACTTCATTTCATGGTGCGAGACCTGACACAGGACAGTAAATGTCTGCTGTCCTGTTAAACATTGGTGAAATGTTCACCTGGTGCATCTGCACTTGCATATGGCcaaatatactgtatactgCAAGTCAACATAAAAATGGGAATTGggctttttttaatgcttcttgGAGCCCTGATGAGGCCACATTATGTACTATcaattatgaaataaatattaagtTGTTAAAACATTGTAAAGCATTTACAAGAATAATTTAAGTGCACacatatgaaatgaaacataCGGAACAAGAATTTAAATTGACTAATGACAGAAATAGTGTTTCTTTCCCATGTGCAGTTTCTGTTGTAGATATCTAGAGATGAACAGTCTCAGGCCATTGTAAATGCTGATGCAAGAGGATGCAGTGTaagaaccaaacaaacaaacataaagacaTTCAGTCTCCACTGGTCTCTGTGGGCAGAGTGAACAAGACTGCCTCAACAAAATACGTGCTCGGACCACCGCTGGGAGGATTTCCACTGAAGCATCAAAGCTCGGAGGCGCACACAGTCGATTGCTCCAACATCCACTGTCCTCGCTCTCAGCTGGAAACACAGCTGCCTTTTCGGCCCCCATAATGTTCTCTGAGACACCTAATGCCTCGTTTTGTTGCGTTTGTTCAACGAACAGCGACTCCGGCTGCGGCTGCGGGTCCCAAAGATTGAGTTCCAGGATGAACTGCGGCTGTAGCTCCTGTAGGTGGAGTAGCTGTGGCTGCGGCTGCGACTCCTGCTGCTGCGGTTGATGCTGTGGATCGGGCTGCGACTGCGACTGCGGGTGAAGAGGCTGCTCCAGGACGACACGCTGGTGGACCGGCTGCTGGAGGACGGGCTGGGTCGGAAGTAAGGGATGGGTCGCTTCCTGGCACTGCCGAGAGCCAAAAAGATGAGTGGTTAAAGCTCAACGAGATGGTCTTTTTTAATGAGTGTTTCTTGCTGTATGATTATATGAATGACACGTACTTCATCCTGCCTGAACTTTACTGatcttttaattaaaacagaaggaaaaaagtCTGCTGCCAGACAACCAAGACTATATGCAGTTGTGAACAAGACAGTCTTGAGTTTCTAGTGACTCCTGCATTTCCTACTGTGGAATGATTGAAACGCAGGTATCATtgtcataaaaaacaaccatatattttaattcttttatagtttatagaatagaatagatctttattttcactgttataGAAAACATTGAAAATCAGTTTAGTACTCTCCatatagcagcattaaaaataaaccataTAAGGCAATATTAACACACCCTATATATAgatacatgcatatatatatatatatatatatatatatatatatacatgcatatatatatatatatatatatacatgcatatatatatatatatatatatatatatacatgcatatatatatatacatatatatatatatatatatatatatatatatatatatatatatatatatatatatatatatatatatatatatatatatatatatatatatactaggAAAATTTGATGAACACATTTGTTGACAATTCAAGTTGCtggatgtttattttctttaccccagcagaatttgtcatttttccaaaAGACCTATACTAGATTTATAAGAGAATCAAAATCCATGGTTGTATTTTGTGACAAGACACGCACATTTTAATCAATTCATTGTGGAAAAGAGTTATATGAATAATTGGATAATAAGACTGCAATGACATACATGGCCTTTACAACTATATGTAGACTTTTATGactgtatatatacatttaGCCAGGAAAGGGCATCTCTGagattaaaaatctcttttgcCGGAGCGATATTGAACATTGCAGCTTTGCAACACAACACGGATTAATGGAGCAATAACTAAGCACAATCTGGTGATTTGTAATCTTTCTGCGGATgccatgtgttgttttgtgtatttttgtggctgTATATCATTTGTCTCCATCTCAGAGCAGTGTGAAATGAAGGAAACATCATGCCGACTGTGTGGCAAGCCAGGATCTATCAATACAGGTAACATCAGACTTACTTCTTCTTTTACATTTCATGTTGTCTCTGTTCGCCATCTGTTTCTTCAGCCCCTGTGGTGGCTTTAGAGCTGACAGTTATCTCATCCTCAGGCTAAATGACATTTCAAGGTACACAGCTCATCAACACGAGTGAAAGATTTCAGGTTGGGGACTTGTCCAACTGAGGGGGTGGAGGGTGGGACCAGCGGTACATTTTTGCTGCCTTTAGGCATGAAAACGTACACTGTAGCTATAAATAAACCAGCTGGGAGAGCTGTACCTTGTGATTCGGCGTGCTTCCAGATGGCTTGGCGAgtctctcctccttttcttcataGGAGAGTAGGATTTGCGTCTTCGTCTCTTGCCGCTAACCTTATGTGTGTGCTTCACATCTGTCTCTCTGGAGCTGCCTGTTCGCTTTCTGTCCCGTAGTCTAGGAGAGGAGGAATAGCATTGTGAAAACTGAATCACAGATAATGCTCATTTATTGTATGTTTGTTGTTATGCACCATTAATGAGGAGCCACAAGCAGCTGCAACACTAAGTTCACCTGTCAGGACTGTGTCTGGAGTAGCTTCCTCTGGAGCTCAGGCTGGCCACGCTGCCTCTTCGCCTCAGATCAGCTGAATTACTCAGCGAGCGTGAGTACGAGCTGCAATTAGAAAATTAGATAATTATGGTTTCATAATGCAATGCAAAATTCTAAAATTTCTTCAGTGTAACTATGTATTAGCGGATGCTGGTGCTGCACAGTGTAAAAGCAGTTAAAAAACCTGCAAGATGACAGTGAGGGGCTTCGAGAGTAGCGTCCCGAGTATCTGGAACTCCCTGAGGATCTgctcctgctcctgctgctcGATGACCGGGCTTTCCATCGCCTTCGAGAtgactctctcctcctctgcgAACAGCTGGATGTCTTTGGGGATCTCACCACCTCTATCCGACACCCCAAGGTTATCTGCtctctgcaaagaaaaacacattaagatGTTTCACTGCTGTGGGTGATAAAGCCAAAATCGTGAATCCAGCGTTTTTAAAGAAACGCTCGCCTTTATTCTCCATTCATATGATGAATATTTCAAAAGAGGAAACGGAGCGTGGAAGCAGAAGATAAACAAGCTTGCAGTTTTCCTGGGGAGCACTCATTCAgatggattattattattattgcaatgAACACAACATCACCTCTTTGTGCTGAAAAGGGCTGCAGACAAGCCGTCCTCCACGTAAGGTTTGCACAGGGAAGCGTAGCTGGTGACAGAGTTTCCTGAATCTGAGGCATTGTCTCTGTCAGTGAACTTGAGCTTCTCTGGCGAGGCCAGACGCTGACAGTGGTTCCTCTTGTTGTCAGTGACACTCGCCCGAGAAACACCGGTTTTGCTCGACGGCGGCGAAGACGTGTCATTCCCAGAATCGTAATCATGCGGCCCTTCGGTGTGGCTCGATAAATGCTGAGACCCGTTTCCATGCAAAAGCTCGCTTCCAGGTTTTGATGACAAAatctgcaaacagacaaacaggctACAGCTTAATACCAGGTGTGTATTAATGAATGGAACCTGCTTTGATGCACTTTGTGAATACTCTAGTAACAAAGCCACATATTCCCttgaaaacacagtgaagagatttcttttttctttctttttttttcttgggaCAAAAAGCTTTGAAAGATAAAGACATCATGCAAATTTGAAGCATGCGAATAACCTTGGAAAAGAAAGTCTGAAGTCAACTAAAGTCAAAGAAATCAACaagaaaactaaattttaaAGAATAGTTTAAACTAAAACAATTATATGAAAGGAACAACAAAAGAGCAGAGAAGAAAGGAAAACTATGCGTGGAAAGATCTACCGGCTCTAACTTCGAGTGAAGAGAAAAAGAGTAAACAATAGCCCCCATTGAAAAGCCTCATTTAAAGAACATTGaacaaacatcacaaaaatgGGTATTATGTGGAAATGAAAAGGACTGCAGACAAA
Above is a genomic segment from Amphiprion ocellaris isolate individual 3 ecotype Okinawa chromosome 6, ASM2253959v1, whole genome shotgun sequence containing:
- the srrm4 gene encoding serine/arginine repetitive matrix protein 4 — encoded protein: MQPPCSLQLGPRGPSPSPVSQGGTGSLQQLEEKLLFEKFWKGTFKAVATPRPESVIVASITARRRVTDSDTTTCQPLKTDERKAADTRVDKSDRNGCIKGRKHHGSHRRARSPSFDEDPYPRPKGKKKKKRKSERKRKRKRSPSHSLSPLRKKKKKKKKSSKKSKRHRYTSKKSKHSSSSLKHKRKDERKHKKSSRTHSRRRRRYRRSESDTSSCQSSTEDRHHLQKSVVHQALGELAAVGEETITHTDIKWRPTTKSVCKTAPKYRSILSTGTILSSKPGSELLHGNGSQHLSSHTEGPHDYDSGNDTSSPPSSKTGVSRASVTDNKRNHCQRLASPEKLKFTDRDNASDSGNSVTSYASLCKPYVEDGLSAALFSTKREQITLGCRIEVVRSPKTSSCSQRRRESSRRRWKARSSSSRSRSRSSGSSRYSGRYSRSPSLSSCSSYSRSLSNSADLRRRGSVASLSSRGSYSRHSPDRLRDRKRTGSSRETDVKHTHKVSGKRRRRKSYSPMKKRRRDSPSHLEARRITSARKRPIPYFRPSPSSSSRSTSVSSWSSLFTRSRSRSPIHSINRSSRSRSRSHSYSTYRSYSRSSSWNSIFGTRSRSRSRCSLNKRNKTRH